From the Marinobacter sp. es.048 genome, the window AAGAGGTTCTGGCCGAGATCGGGGCCGATGACATTCCCATGCTGCAGGTTTTCAACAAGATCGATTTGCTGGAAAATTTCACCCCGAGAATCGAGCGCAATGAAGAGGGTATCCCGGTGCGGGCCTGGGTGTCTGCGGTAACCGGCGAGGGACTGGACGGCCTGTTCGACGCGATCGTTGAACGGGTCGCCGAAGATGTTGTCCACCACTTCGTTCTGCTGGGTCCGGCGGACGGCAAGTTGCGCGCGCTGTTGCACGAAGCCGGCTCCGTGCTGACCGAGGAACACCGTGAGACGGGCGATACCGTTGTCGAGGTGCGCTTGCAGAATCGGGACTGGCAGCAACTGCTGAGCCGGGCCGGAGTAAACGAAAAATCAGTCAGGCTGGACCTTGGGCACGCCTGAAACCGCAGCGGCTATTGCCGGGGCGGAGATAAATCCCTAGTATTTGCAGCCATTCTATTTATAAGTCAGTAACGGAGAGCACTATGGCCTGGAACGAACCGGGTGGAAACCGTAACGACAATGACCCCTGGGGTACCGGTGGTGGTCGACGCGGCAATGATCAGGGGCCGCCAGACCTTGATGAGGCGCTGAAAAAAGGTCTCGACAAGCTCAACAAGATGCTGGGCGGCAAGGGTGGAAAATCCGGCGGCAGCGGTGGCAGTAGCGGCGGAAGCGCCGGTGGTTTCGGGGCGATCCTCGCGCTGGTAGCCATCCTGGCGGTTGGTTACGTAATCTTCCAGTCTTTTTATACGGTTGACGAACAGGAGCGGGCGGTTGTTCTTCGCTTTGGTGAATACCATCAGACCGAGAATCCTGGCCTGAGATTCAAGGTGCCTCTGATCGACAACGTTACCAAGGTGCGTGTCACCAACGTGCGTACGGCCGAGTCCAGTGGACAGATGCTTACCCAGGATGAAAACCTGGTCACGGTAGACCTGCAGGTTCAATATCGCGTGGGCGACGCTGAAGCCTATGTGCTGAATGTGCGTGACTCCAACCAGGCACTGGCTTTTGCGACCGATAGTGCGATTCGTCACGAGGTCGGCAGCTCGACACTCGACGACGTGCTGACCGAAGGTCGTGCGGAACTGGCCGTGCGGGTAGAGCAGAGACTCCAGATGTTCCTGCGGGAATACGGCACCGGTCTGGAGTTGGTGCGGGTTAACGTCGAAAGCACCCAGCCACCACCAGCGGTCCAGGATGCCTTCCGTGAAGTCCAGAGGGCCCGTGAGGACGAGCAGCGGGTTAAGGAAGAAGCTGAGACCTACCGCAACCGGATCGTTCCGGAGGCTCGTGGTGAGGCCCAGCGTATGATCGAAGAAGCCAACGCCTACAAGGAAGAGGTTATCGAGCGGGCACGTGGTGAGACCTCGCGTTTCCTCGAGCTACTGGCCGTCTATCAGATGTCTCCGACAGTGACGCGCGAGCGCTTGTATTTGCAGACGGTCGAGCAGGTCCTGGCCAACAGCAGCAAGATTCTTGTGGATACGGAGAGCAGTGGCAACATGATGTACCTGCCGCTTGATCGACTGACCCAGGGCTCGCTGCCCCGCACCGGAGGATCGTCCTCCGGCAGCAGCCAGGGCAATGTGGACATCCAGACCCTGACTGATCAGGTTCTTCAGGAACTGCGAAGCAGGCAGGATACTACCGTTCGGAGGAGCAGATAATTATGGGACCTAAAGGTGTAGTGGGCCTTGCAGGCGCTCTGATCGTTGTCCTGCTGGTACTGTCCAGTGTGTACATCATTCCGGAAACCCATCGGGGTGTTCTGCTCCGGTTCGGTGAGCTGGTAGAGACCGATATCCAGGCCGGTATCCATTTCAAGGTCCCGGTCATCGACCAGGTTCGTGAATTCGATATCCGGGTTCTGACCATGGATCTGCCATCCAGGCAGTATCTGACCGTGGAGAAGAAGCCGCTGGATGTGGAT encodes:
- the hflK gene encoding FtsH protease activity modulator HflK; protein product: MAWNEPGGNRNDNDPWGTGGGRRGNDQGPPDLDEALKKGLDKLNKMLGGKGGKSGGSGGSSGGSAGGFGAILALVAILAVGYVIFQSFYTVDEQERAVVLRFGEYHQTENPGLRFKVPLIDNVTKVRVTNVRTAESSGQMLTQDENLVTVDLQVQYRVGDAEAYVLNVRDSNQALAFATDSAIRHEVGSSTLDDVLTEGRAELAVRVEQRLQMFLREYGTGLELVRVNVESTQPPPAVQDAFREVQRAREDEQRVKEEAETYRNRIVPEARGEAQRMIEEANAYKEEVIERARGETSRFLELLAVYQMSPTVTRERLYLQTVEQVLANSSKILVDTESSGNMMYLPLDRLTQGSLPRTGGSSSGSSQGNVDIQTLTDQVLQELRSRQDTTVRRSR